A genome region from Bradyrhizobium sp. WSM1417 includes the following:
- a CDS encoding glutathione S-transferase family protein, whose translation MITVWGGQTSRSIRIVWVLEEMGLPYRVRQVDMLAAKQDPEFLAVNPADYIPAIQDGDVVMVESIAIMEYLMARYGPTPLAPAPQDPAFPAYQQFLHLGEAGLATLMMPVVVSRFIAPDAERENWGATWCLQSFQKRLKLVSQRLADSSYLAGEAFTAADISVTYALNLGQRNCGITLGDVEQAYLARTTGRDAYKRAMERSHEGVNT comes from the coding sequence GTGATCACTGTTTGGGGCGGACAGACCTCGCGATCGATCCGGATCGTATGGGTGCTGGAGGAGATGGGCCTTCCCTACCGCGTGCGGCAGGTGGACATGCTAGCCGCCAAGCAGGACCCCGAATTCCTGGCTGTCAATCCCGCTGACTACATCCCGGCGATCCAGGACGGCGACGTGGTCATGGTCGAGTCGATCGCGATCATGGAGTACCTGATGGCCCGCTACGGGCCGACGCCGCTGGCGCCCGCGCCGCAGGACCCGGCGTTCCCCGCCTACCAGCAATTTCTGCACCTGGGCGAAGCCGGCCTCGCGACCCTGATGATGCCCGTCGTCGTCAGCCGCTTCATCGCGCCCGATGCCGAACGGGAGAACTGGGGCGCGACCTGGTGCCTGCAGTCGTTCCAGAAGCGGCTAAAGCTTGTCAGCCAACGGCTTGCCGACTCGTCCTACCTTGCCGGCGAGGCTTTCACAGCCGCCGACATCTCGGTGACCTACGCCCTGAACCTGGGCCAACGGAACTGCGGGATAACCCTCGGCGACGTCGAACAGGCCTATCTCGCCCGCACCACCGGCCGCGACGCCTACAAGCGTGCCATGGAGCGTTCGCACGAAGGGGTGAACACCTGA
- the ndk gene encoding nucleoside-diphosphate kinase produces MAIERTFSIIKPDATARNLTGAVNAVIEKAGLRIVAQKRIRMTKEQAETFYAVHKARPFFGELVDFMTSGPVVVQVLEGEGAVSKYRDVMGATDPSKAADGTIRKLYAKSIGENSAHGSDAPETAAIEIAQFFSGNEIVG; encoded by the coding sequence ATGGCCATCGAACGCACCTTCTCGATCATCAAGCCCGACGCCACCGCGCGTAACCTCACCGGTGCGGTTAACGCCGTGATCGAGAAGGCGGGCCTGCGCATCGTCGCGCAGAAGCGCATCCGCATGACCAAGGAACAGGCCGAGACCTTCTATGCGGTCCACAAGGCGCGCCCCTTCTTCGGTGAGCTCGTGGACTTCATGACCTCGGGGCCGGTGGTGGTCCAGGTGCTGGAAGGCGAGGGTGCCGTCTCCAAGTATCGCGACGTGATGGGCGCGACCGATCCGTCCAAGGCGGCTGACGGCACCATCCGCAAGCTCTACGCAAAGTCGATCGGCGAGAACTCCGCGCACGGTTCGGATGCGCCGGAAACCGCCGCGATCGAGATCGCGCAGTTCTTCTCGGGCAACGAGATCGTCGGCTGA
- a CDS encoding TerC family protein has protein sequence MNWLWQIFDPATIGAFFTQFRVEMAEPTFWVAVGKIIWINILLSGDNALVIALACRGLKPRHRLWGMILGAGAAVLLRIIFTGIVASLMELPYLKLVGGLALIVIAAKLLVPEQEDEGGVESASHLWQAVQIVVVADIVMSLDNVIAVAAAANGSAPLLVLGLAISVPLIVAGAALIMALLAKLPVLVWAGAALLGWIAGEVIATDPGIAPRLHTLFDGPFGASLDNMLGALRIPPQFAHGGGGGEYLCAALGVVVVLAVGSIWRRRSMTAAALESSERHAKASAE, from the coding sequence GTGAACTGGCTCTGGCAGATCTTCGATCCCGCTACGATCGGGGCATTCTTCACCCAGTTCCGCGTTGAGATGGCCGAACCGACCTTCTGGGTCGCAGTCGGCAAGATCATCTGGATCAACATCCTCTTGTCCGGCGACAATGCGCTGGTGATCGCGCTCGCCTGCCGCGGCCTCAAGCCGCGGCATCGGCTATGGGGCATGATCCTCGGTGCCGGCGCCGCGGTGTTGCTGCGGATCATCTTCACGGGCATCGTCGCGAGCCTGATGGAGCTGCCGTACCTCAAGCTGGTCGGCGGTCTTGCGCTGATCGTGATTGCGGCAAAGCTGCTGGTGCCGGAACAAGAGGACGAGGGCGGCGTCGAGTCGGCTTCGCATCTGTGGCAGGCCGTGCAGATCGTCGTCGTCGCCGACATCGTCATGAGCCTGGACAACGTCATTGCGGTGGCCGCGGCCGCCAATGGCAGCGCGCCCCTGCTGGTGCTCGGCCTCGCTATCAGCGTGCCCTTGATCGTCGCTGGTGCGGCGCTGATCATGGCGCTGCTCGCAAAGCTGCCGGTTCTGGTGTGGGCCGGCGCGGCGCTGCTCGGCTGGATTGCGGGCGAGGTGATCGCGACCGATCCCGGCATCGCGCCGAGGCTGCACACGCTGTTTGACGGTCCGTTCGGCGCGTCGCTGGACAACATGCTCGGCGCCTTGCGCATCCCGCCGCAATTCGCCCATGGCGGCGGAGGCGGCGAATATCTCTGCGCAGCTCTCGGGGTCGTCGTCGTGCTGGCCGTCGGCTCCATCTGGCGCCGGCGCAGCATGACCGCGGCCGCGCTGGAGTCGTCCGAACGCCACGCCAAGGCCTCGGCGGAATAG
- a CDS encoding DUF3240 family protein, protein MIDQPVCLTLILSRQLCDEVFDYLTEQTDLVSGFTALHGAGHGAEVRLHTAAERVKGNADQAIVQIVLARSDAGRLLDRLRVPFAGTKIVYWTTPVTEFGAID, encoded by the coding sequence ATGATCGACCAGCCGGTCTGCCTCACGCTGATCTTGTCTCGCCAACTATGTGACGAGGTGTTCGACTATCTTACCGAGCAGACCGACCTGGTTTCGGGATTCACCGCATTGCACGGGGCCGGTCACGGCGCCGAAGTTCGATTGCACACGGCGGCCGAACGCGTGAAGGGCAACGCCGATCAGGCCATCGTGCAGATCGTCCTAGCGAGGAGCGATGCTGGCCGCTTGCTCGACCGACTGCGAGTTCCGTTCGCCGGGACCAAGATCGTCTACTGGACGACGCCCGTGACGGAGTTCGGCGCGATCGACTGA